One genomic segment of Stenotrophomonas sp. 704A1 includes these proteins:
- a CDS encoding FAD-dependent oxidoreductase — protein MIAHASRSLSIIGAGLAGSLLAILLSRQGWRITLYERRGDPRVADYESGRSINLALAERGRNALREAGVEDEVMARAVMMRGRMVHPREGAPQLQRYGRDDSEVIWSIHRSDLNTTLLELAEQAGATVHFHRRLHTVDFDAGYARFIDDRDDSPHDIRFDTLIGADGAGSALRAAMNRRAPLGEDIAFLDHSYKELEIPPAADGGFRIERNALHIWPRGHYMCIALPNHEGTFTVTLFLPNHGDPSFATVTSGAQAEALFAREFADTLPLIPNLRADWEQHPPGLLGTLTLQRWHQQGRAVLIGDAAHAMVPFHGQGMNCAFEDCVALARHLNEADGLEAAFAGFEAERKPNARAIQQMALENYLEMRDRVADPAFLLQRELEQELQRRWPTRFVPHYTMVTFLHTPYAEALRRTEIQRDILVAATAGHASLDHIDWDALEAQIQQRLPVLEGAH, from the coding sequence TTGATCGCACACGCATCCCGCTCGCTGAGCATTATCGGCGCCGGCCTCGCCGGATCCCTGCTGGCCATCCTGCTGTCACGGCAGGGCTGGCGCATCACCCTGTACGAACGTCGTGGCGATCCGCGTGTGGCCGACTACGAGAGCGGGCGTTCGATCAACCTGGCGCTGGCCGAGCGCGGGCGCAACGCACTGCGCGAGGCCGGCGTGGAGGACGAAGTGATGGCGCGCGCGGTGATGATGCGCGGCCGCATGGTGCATCCCCGCGAAGGCGCGCCGCAGCTGCAGCGCTACGGCCGTGACGACAGCGAAGTGATCTGGTCGATCCACCGCAGCGACCTGAACACCACGCTGCTGGAGCTGGCCGAACAGGCCGGCGCCACCGTGCACTTCCATCGCCGCCTGCACACCGTCGATTTCGATGCCGGCTACGCCCGCTTCATCGATGACCGCGACGACAGCCCGCACGACATCCGCTTCGATACCCTGATCGGTGCCGACGGCGCCGGCTCGGCCCTGCGCGCGGCGATGAACCGCCGCGCGCCGCTGGGTGAGGACATCGCCTTCCTCGATCATTCGTACAAGGAGCTGGAGATCCCGCCGGCCGCCGATGGCGGCTTCCGCATCGAACGCAATGCGCTGCACATCTGGCCACGCGGCCACTACATGTGCATCGCCCTGCCCAACCACGAAGGCACCTTCACCGTCACCCTGTTCCTGCCCAACCACGGCGACCCCAGCTTTGCCACGGTCACCAGTGGCGCCCAGGCCGAAGCGCTGTTCGCGCGCGAGTTCGCCGATACCCTGCCGCTGATTCCCAACCTGCGCGCCGATTGGGAGCAGCACCCGCCCGGCCTGCTTGGCACCCTGACCCTGCAGCGCTGGCACCAGCAGGGCCGCGCCGTGCTGATCGGCGACGCGGCGCACGCGATGGTGCCGTTCCATGGCCAGGGCATGAACTGCGCGTTCGAAGACTGCGTGGCGCTGGCACGGCACCTGAACGAGGCCGACGGCCTGGAAGCAGCCTTCGCCGGGTTCGAGGCCGAGCGCAAACCCAATGCGCGCGCGATCCAGCAGATGGCGCTGGAAAACTACCTGGAAATGCGCGACCGCGTTGCCGATCCCGCCTTCCTGCTGCAGCGCGAGCTGGAGCAGGAACTGCAGCGGCGTTGGCCGACCCGATTCGTGCCGCATTACACGATGGTCACCTTCCTGCACACGCCCTACGCCGAAGCGCTGCGCCGCACTGAGATCCAGCGCGACATACTGGTCGCGGCCACCGCCGGCCACGCGTCGCTGGACCACATCGACTGGGATGCCCTGGAAGCGCAGATCCAGCAGCGCCTGCCGGTGCTGGAAGGTGCGCACTGA
- the can gene encoding carbonate dehydratase, whose amino-acid sequence MKDIHKLLQNNRDWADRIEKEDPEFFHQLAKQQHPEYLWIGCSDSRVPANQIIGMAPGEVFVHRNVANVVAHTDLNCLSVVQYAVDQLKVKHILIVGHYGCGGVHACLHNTRVGLADNWLRHVGDVMQKHTGILDAIETDELKHARLCELNVIEQVANLCRSTIVQDAWARGQKLMVHGWVYSLKDGRVREMGIDVGSQEELQPAYEKALSYVPRKGKRD is encoded by the coding sequence ATGAAAGACATCCACAAGCTGCTGCAGAACAACCGCGACTGGGCCGACCGCATCGAGAAGGAAGACCCCGAGTTCTTCCATCAGCTGGCCAAGCAGCAGCACCCGGAGTACCTGTGGATCGGCTGCTCCGACTCGCGCGTGCCGGCCAACCAGATCATCGGCATGGCCCCGGGTGAAGTGTTCGTGCACCGCAACGTGGCCAACGTGGTCGCCCACACCGACCTGAACTGCCTGAGCGTGGTGCAGTACGCCGTGGACCAGCTGAAGGTGAAGCACATCCTGATCGTCGGCCATTACGGCTGCGGCGGCGTGCATGCCTGCCTGCACAACACCCGCGTCGGCCTGGCCGACAACTGGCTGCGCCACGTCGGTGACGTGATGCAGAAGCACACCGGCATCCTCGATGCGATCGAGACCGACGAGCTCAAGCACGCCCGTCTGTGCGAACTGAACGTGATCGAGCAGGTCGCCAACCTGTGCCGCTCGACCATCGTGCAGGACGCCTGGGCCCGCGGGCAGAAGCTGATGGTGCATGGCTGGGTCTACAGCCTGAAGGACGGACGCGTGCGCGAGATGGGCATCGACGTCGGTTCGCAGGAAGAACTGCAGCCAGCGTATGAAAAGGCCCTGTCCTACGTCCCGCGCAAGGGCAAGCGCGACTGA
- a CDS encoding FMN-binding negative transcriptional regulator translates to MFTPRAFAETDLLWLDRLLARDPFVTVLTPGSDGLPELTRIPVLYRRDGEQIELRGHWARANPQSRHNGAAKVLVDGPHGYVSASWYPDKEPAARVPTWNYAAAELRGTLQTFNDTDALAGLVGAISDRFEASVGQAWQFDATRAEHGPELRAIVGFRFQVEQVQLKLKLSQNHPDANQQAVIAELEQLGTASSTELAQWMRWHREQTAAGDWTP, encoded by the coding sequence ATGTTCACCCCGCGCGCCTTCGCCGAGACCGACCTGCTCTGGCTGGACCGCCTGCTGGCGCGCGATCCGTTCGTCACGGTGCTCACCCCCGGCAGCGACGGCCTGCCGGAGCTGACCCGGATACCGGTGCTGTACCGGCGTGACGGCGAGCAGATCGAACTACGCGGCCACTGGGCCCGCGCCAACCCGCAGTCGCGCCACAACGGCGCGGCCAAGGTGCTGGTCGACGGCCCACACGGCTACGTCTCGGCCAGCTGGTATCCGGACAAGGAGCCCGCCGCGCGGGTGCCTACCTGGAACTACGCCGCCGCCGAGCTGCGTGGCACGCTGCAGACCTTCAACGATACCGATGCACTGGCCGGCCTCGTCGGCGCGATCAGCGACCGCTTCGAAGCCAGTGTCGGCCAGGCCTGGCAGTTCGATGCCACGCGTGCCGAACACGGTCCGGAGCTGCGCGCCATCGTCGGCTTCCGTTTCCAGGTCGAGCAGGTGCAGCTGAAGCTCAAGCTGAGCCAGAACCATCCCGACGCCAACCAGCAGGCCGTGATTGCCGAACTGGAACAGCTGGGCACCGCCTCTTCCACCGAGCTGGCGCAGTGGATGCGCTGGCATCGCGAACAGACCGCCGCCGGCGACTGGACGCCTTGA
- the asnS gene encoding asparagine--tRNA ligase encodes MTVVSVEHALAGKIPEGGEVTVRGWVRTVRGSANLAFVNVTDGSCFAPIQVVASDGLANFDEVKRLTTGCSLVATGTLVKSQGKGQSFEIQASAVEVVGWVEDPLTYPIQPKPMTPEFLREVAHLRPRTNLFGAVTRIRNCLAQAVHRFFHENGFNWISTPIITTSDAEGAGQMFRVSTLDMVNLPRDASGAIDFSRDFFGKETFLTVSGQLNVEAYCLALSKVYTFGPTFRAENSHTTRHLAEFWMIEPEIAFADLAEDARLAEEFLKYLFRAVLNERGDDLAFIAERVDKNAITKLEDFINAPFERIDYTDAVSLLQKSGRKFDFPVEWGLDLQTEHERWLTEEHVGRPVVVTNYPEHIKAFYMRLNDDGKTVAAMDVLAPGIGEIIGGSQREERLDVLDARMAQFGLDREHYSWYRDFRRYGSVPHAGFGLGFERLVVYVCGLSNIRDAIPYPRAPGSADF; translated from the coding sequence ATGACGGTGGTCAGCGTTGAACATGCGCTTGCCGGGAAGATCCCGGAAGGCGGCGAAGTCACGGTACGCGGATGGGTGCGCACGGTGCGCGGTTCAGCGAATCTGGCCTTCGTGAACGTGACCGACGGCTCCTGCTTCGCCCCGATCCAGGTGGTGGCCAGCGATGGCCTGGCCAATTTCGACGAGGTCAAGCGCCTGACCACCGGCTGCTCGCTGGTGGCCACCGGCACGCTGGTCAAGTCGCAGGGCAAGGGCCAGTCGTTCGAGATCCAGGCCAGCGCGGTCGAGGTGGTCGGCTGGGTCGAAGACCCGCTCACCTACCCCATCCAGCCCAAGCCGATGACCCCGGAGTTCCTGCGTGAAGTGGCACACCTGCGCCCGCGCACCAACCTGTTCGGCGCCGTCACCCGCATCCGCAACTGCCTGGCCCAGGCCGTGCACCGTTTCTTCCACGAGAACGGCTTCAACTGGATCAGCACCCCGATCATCACCACCTCCGATGCCGAGGGCGCCGGGCAGATGTTCCGCGTGTCCACCCTGGACATGGTGAACCTGCCGCGCGACGCCAGCGGTGCGATCGACTTCAGCCGCGACTTCTTCGGCAAGGAAACCTTCCTGACCGTGTCCGGCCAGCTGAACGTCGAGGCCTACTGCCTGGCGCTGAGCAAGGTCTACACCTTCGGCCCGACCTTCCGCGCCGAGAACAGCCACACCACCCGCCACCTGGCGGAATTCTGGATGATCGAGCCGGAAATCGCCTTCGCCGACCTGGCCGAAGACGCACGCCTGGCCGAGGAGTTCCTGAAGTACCTGTTCCGCGCGGTGCTGAACGAGCGCGGTGACGACCTGGCCTTCATCGCCGAGCGCGTGGACAAGAACGCGATCACCAAGCTGGAAGACTTCATCAACGCACCGTTCGAGCGCATCGACTACACCGATGCGGTCAGCCTGCTGCAGAAGTCCGGCAGGAAGTTCGACTTCCCGGTGGAATGGGGCCTGGACCTGCAGACCGAACACGAGCGCTGGCTGACCGAGGAACACGTCGGCCGCCCGGTGGTGGTGACCAACTATCCGGAACACATCAAGGCCTTCTACATGCGCCTGAACGACGACGGGAAGACCGTCGCCGCGATGGACGTGCTGGCCCCGGGCATCGGCGAGATCATCGGTGGCAGCCAGCGCGAAGAGCGCCTGGACGTGCTGGACGCGCGCATGGCCCAGTTCGGCCTGGATCGCGAACACTACAGCTGGTACCGCGATTTCCGCCGCTACGGTTCGGTGCCGCACGCCGGCTTCGGCCTGGGCTTCGAGCGCCTGGTGGTCTACGTCTGCGGGCTGTCCAATATCCGCGATGCGATTCCCTACCCGCGCGCCCCGGGCAGCGCGGACTTCTAA
- a CDS encoding 3-hydroxyanthranilate 3,4-dioxygenase: MLASPINLHAWIEENRHLLKPPVGNKMIDNGDFIVMVVGGPNSRTDYHYDEGPEWFYQLEGEMVLKVQENGAVRDIPIRAGEIFLLPGKVPHSPRRPPGGIGLVVERKRLPHEMDGVIWHCERCNHKLHEEYFPLQNIETDLPKVFARYHASLELRTCSECGHLDPLPAPAAG, translated from the coding sequence ATGCTTGCTTCGCCGATCAACCTGCACGCCTGGATCGAGGAAAACCGCCACCTGCTGAAGCCGCCGGTGGGCAACAAGATGATCGACAACGGCGACTTCATCGTGATGGTGGTGGGTGGGCCCAACTCGCGCACCGACTACCACTACGACGAAGGCCCGGAGTGGTTCTACCAGCTCGAGGGCGAGATGGTGCTGAAGGTGCAGGAGAACGGCGCGGTGCGCGACATTCCGATCCGCGCCGGCGAGATCTTCCTGCTGCCGGGCAAGGTGCCGCACTCGCCGCGGCGCCCGCCCGGTGGTATCGGCCTGGTGGTCGAGCGCAAGCGCCTGCCGCATGAGATGGATGGCGTGATCTGGCATTGCGAGCGCTGCAACCACAAGCTGCACGAAGAGTATTTCCCGCTGCAGAACATCGAAACCGACCTGCCGAAGGTGTTCGCGCGTTACCACGCCAGTCTGGAACTGCGCACCTGCAGCGAGTGCGGGCACCTGGATCCGTTGCCGGCGCCCGCGGCGGGCTGA
- the kynU gene encoding kynureninase: MSDLLSRTHAIALDAADPLRPLRNEFLIPRHGGGEQTYFVGNSLGLQPRAAQAAVQEVMKQWGELAVEGHFTGPTQWLSYHRLVSAQLARVVGALPSEVVAMNTLSVNLHLMMVSFYRPTTQRPVILMEAGAFPTDRHAVEAQIRFHGFDPADCLVEVQPDEANGTISLAAIERAIGEHGPRLALVLWPGVQYRTGQAFDLDAITRAARLQGARIGFDLAHSVGNLPLRLHDVAPDFAVWCHYKYLNSGPGAVAGAFVHERHHRDTTLPRFAGWWGHDEATRFQMAPQFTPAVGAEGWQLSNPPILGLAPLRASLDLFERAGMDSLRGKSLALTGMLDALVRARLAHVLDIVTPAEPERRGCQLSLRVIGGRERGRALFEHLRAIGVLGDWREPDVIRISPTPLYNRYLDVHHFVEEVEAWAGL, translated from the coding sequence ATGTCCGACCTGCTCAGCCGCACCCACGCCATCGCCCTGGACGCCGCCGATCCGCTGCGCCCGCTGCGTAACGAATTCCTGATTCCGCGCCATGGCGGCGGCGAACAGACCTACTTCGTCGGCAACTCGCTGGGCCTGCAGCCGCGTGCCGCGCAGGCCGCCGTGCAGGAGGTGATGAAGCAGTGGGGCGAGCTGGCCGTGGAAGGCCACTTCACCGGCCCCACCCAGTGGCTGTCCTACCACCGCCTGGTCAGCGCGCAGCTGGCACGCGTGGTCGGCGCGCTGCCCAGCGAAGTGGTGGCGATGAACACGCTGAGCGTGAACCTGCACCTGATGATGGTCAGCTTCTACCGGCCAACCACGCAGCGCCCGGTGATCCTGATGGAGGCCGGCGCATTCCCGACCGACCGCCACGCCGTGGAAGCACAGATCCGCTTCCACGGCTTCGACCCGGCCGACTGCCTGGTGGAAGTGCAGCCGGACGAAGCCAACGGCACGATCTCGCTGGCAGCCATCGAGCGCGCCATCGGCGAACACGGCCCGCGCCTGGCGCTGGTGCTGTGGCCCGGCGTGCAGTACCGCACCGGCCAGGCCTTCGACCTCGATGCGATCACCCGCGCCGCCCGGCTGCAGGGCGCGCGCATCGGCTTCGACCTGGCCCATTCGGTCGGCAACCTGCCGTTGCGGCTGCATGACGTGGCCCCGGATTTCGCCGTGTGGTGCCATTACAAGTACCTCAACAGCGGCCCCGGCGCGGTCGCCGGTGCATTCGTGCACGAACGCCACCACCGCGACACCACCCTGCCGCGCTTCGCCGGCTGGTGGGGCCACGACGAGGCGACCCGCTTCCAGATGGCGCCACAGTTCACGCCGGCCGTCGGTGCCGAAGGCTGGCAGCTGAGCAACCCGCCGATCCTCGGCCTGGCCCCGCTGCGTGCTTCGCTGGACCTGTTCGAGCGCGCCGGCATGGACTCGCTGCGCGGCAAATCGCTGGCGCTGACCGGCATGCTCGATGCGCTGGTGCGTGCGCGCCTGGCGCATGTGCTGGACATCGTTACGCCCGCCGAACCCGAACGGCGTGGCTGCCAGCTGTCGTTGCGCGTGATCGGCGGACGCGAGCGCGGTCGCGCCCTGTTCGAACACCTGCGCGCCATCGGCGTGCTGGGAGACTGGCGCGAACCGGACGTGATCCGCATCTCGCCCACCCCGCTCTACAACCGCTATCTGGACGTGCACCATTTCGTCGAGGAAGTGGAAGCCTGGGCTGGCCTGTAA